In Hirundo rustica isolate bHirRus1 chromosome 2, bHirRus1.pri.v3, whole genome shotgun sequence, one genomic interval encodes:
- the CHD4 gene encoding chromodomain-helicase-DNA-binding protein 4 isoform X5 has protein sequence MASGIGSPSPCSGGSDDDEMEILLNNAIPQHPEPEEEPEEELLSEADTPKIKKKKKPKKLKEPKVPKLSKRQKKELGDSSGEGNEFVEEEEEVLRSDSEGSDYTPGKKKKKKLGPKKEKKNKAKRKEEEEEEEEDDDSKEPKSSAQLLEDWGMEDIDHIFTEEDYRTLTNYKAFSQFVRPLIAAKNPKIAVSKMMMVLGAKWREFSTNNPFKGSSGASVAAAAAAAVAVVESMVTNVDAVLPQPPVDVPLRKAKTKEGKGPNARRKPKASPRIPDIKKPKTKKVAPLKIKLGGFGSKRKRSSSEDDDLDVESDFDDASINSYSVSDGSTSRSSRSRKKLKAGKKKKKGEEDSTVAVDGYETDHQDYCEVCQQGGEIILCDTCPRAYHMVCLDPDMEKAPEGKWSCPHCEKEGIQWEAKEDNSEGEEILEDVVGDAEEEDDHHMEFCRVCKDGGELLCCDACPSSYHIHCLNPPLPEIPNGEWLCPRCTCPALKGKVQKILIWKWGQPPVGPTPPRPPDADPNAPPPKPLEGRPERQFFVKWQGMSYWHCSWVSELQLELHCQVMFRNYQRKNDMDEPPSGDFGGEEEKSRKRKNKDPKYAEMEERFYRYGIKPEWMMIHRILNHSVDKKGNVHYLIKWRDLPYDQASWESEDVDIQDYDLYKQAYWNHRELMRGEEGRPGKKLKKVKMRKLERPPETPTVDPTVKYDRQPEYLDVTGGTLHPYQLEGLNWLRFSWAQGTDTILADEMGLGKTVQTAVFLYSLYKEGHSKGPFLVSAPLSTIINWEREFEMWAPDMYVVTYVGDKDSRAIIRENEFTFEDNAIRGGKKASRMKKEAAVKFHVLLTSYELITIDMAILGSIDWACLIVDEAHRLKNNQSKFFRVLNGYSLQHKLLLTGTPLQNNLEELFHLLNFLTPERFHNLEGFLEEFADIAKEDQIKKLHDMLGPHMLRRLKADVFKNMPSKTELIVRVELSPMQKKYYKYILTRNFEALNARGGGNQVSLLNVVMDLKKCCNHPYLFPVAAMEAPKMPNGMYDGSALIRASGKLLLLQKMLKNLKEGGHRVLIFSQMTKMLDLLEDFLEHEGYKYERIDGGITGNMRQEAIDRFNAPGAQQFCFLLSTRAGGLGINLATADTVIIYDSDWNPHNDIQAFSRAHRIGQNKKVMIYRFVTRASVEERITQVAKKKMMLTHLVVRPGLGSKTGSMSKQELDDILKFGTEELFKDEATEGGDNKEGEDSSVIHYDDKAIERLLDRNQDETEDTELQGMNEYLSSFKVAQYVVREEEMGEEEEVEREIIKQEESVDPDYWEKLLRHHYEQQQEDLARNLGKGKRIRKQVNYNDGSQEDRDWQDDQSDNQSDYSVASEEGDEDFDERSEAARRPSRKGLRNDKDKPLPPLLARVGGNIEVLGFNARQRKAFLNAIMRYGMPPQDAFTTQWLVRDLRGKSEKEFKAYVSLFMRHLCEPGADGAETFADGVPREGLSRQHVLTRIGVMSLIRKKVQEFEHVNGRWSMPELAEIEENKKLSQPSSPSPKTPTPSTPGDTQPNTPAPVPPPEDGVKVEEGASAKEQGEAAEPEKELSASATETEAPVEQCAQPVETPPQEAKSPVNSTEADEKKVEETEVKERPDEPMEVESKADVEKVEDRAATENPSDPPVITLDEKDEKKDDDKRDVVMLQNGEMLKESADERHKKAVKQRFMFNIADGGFTELHSLWQNEERAATVTKKTYEIWHRRHDYWLLAGIINHGYARWQDIQNDPRYAILNEPFKGEMNRGNFLEIKNKFLARRFKLLEQALVIEEQLRRAAYLNMSEDPSHPSMALNTRFAEVECLAESHQHLSKESMAGNKPANAVLHKVLKQLEELLSDMKADVTRLPATIARIPPVAVRLQMSERNILSRLANRSSEPPPPPPQQVLFSRPTGRPAAVSSWPSAVDLSAKLK, from the exons AACCTGAAGAAGAGCCTGAAGAAGAGCTTCTGTCAGAGGCTGACACTCCCAAAatcaagaagaagaagaagcccAAGAAACTGAAAGAACCCAAAGTGCCCAAGCTCAGCAAGCGTCAGAAGAAGGAG ctgggGGACAGCTCTGGTGAGGGGAATGAGTTtgtggaggaagaagaagaggttCTGCGCTCTGACAGTGAGGGCAGTGATTATACccctgggaagaagaaaaagaagaaattaggacccaagaaggaaaagaaaaataaagccaagcgcaaggaggaggaggaagaggaggaagaagatgaTGACTCAAAG GAGCCAAAGTCAtctgctcagctcctggaaGACTGGGGCATGGAGGATATTGATCACATCTTCACAGAGGAGGATTACCGCACACTCACCAACTATAAAGCTTTCAGCCAGTTTGTCAG GCCACTTATCGCAGCCAAGAACCCTAAAATAGCAGTGTCGAAGATGATGATGGTACTGGGAGCCAAATGGAGGGAGTTTAGCACAAACAACCCCTTCAAGGGAAGTTCAGGTGCatctgtggcagctgctgcagctgcagctgttgcAGTAGTCGAGAGTATGGTGACAAACGTGGATGCCGTCCTGCCGCAACCCCCTGTGGATGTGCCACTCAGGAAAGCCAAGACAAAGGAGGGCAAAG GACCCAATGCCCGGCGGAAGCCAAAGGCCAGTCCGCGTATTCCTGATATcaagaaacccaaaacaaagaAGGTGGCACCACTGAAAATCAAACTGGGAGGATTTGGTTCCAAGCGTAAAAGATCATCG agTGAAGATGATGATCTGGATGTGGAGTCAGACTTTGATGATGCCAGCATCAACAGCTACTCTGTTTCAGATGGATCTACAAGCCGTAGTAGCCGCAGTCGCAAAAAACTCAAggctgggaagaagaaaaagaaag GTGAGGAGGACTCCACAGTGGCTGTGGATGGCTATGAGACTGATCACCAGGACTACTGTGAGGTGtgccagcagggaggagaaattATATTGTGTGATACCTGCCCTCGTGCCTACCATATGGTCTGCTTGGACCCAGACATGGAGAAAGCTCCAGAGGGCAAATGGAGCTGCCCACACTGT GAAAAAGAGGGCATTCAGTGGGAAGCAAAGGAGGATAACTCAGAAGGTGAGGAAATCCTGGAGGATGTAGTGGGAGAtgctgaggaagaggatgaCCACCATATGGAGTTCTGTAGAGTCTGCAAGGAtggaggagagctgctgtgctgtgatgCCTGTCCTTCGTCCTATCACATCCACTGTCTGAATCCCCCGCTGCCTGAGATTCCCAATGGAGAATGGCTGTGTCCTCGCTGCACT TGCCCAGCTTTGAAAGGAAAGGTGCAGAAGATCCTGATCTGGAAATGGGGTCAGCCCCCAGTTGGCCCCACACCACCACGCCCACCTGATGCAGACCCCAATGCTCCACCCCCGAAGCCTCTGGAGGGTCGGCCTGAAAGGCAGTTCTTTGTCAAATGGCAGGGCATGTCCtactggcactgctcctgggtGTCAGAGTTGCAG CTGGAGTTGCACTGCCAGGTCATGTTTCGTAACTACCAACGCAAGAATGATATGGATGAACCGCCCTCGGGAGACTTtggaggggaagaagagaaaagccgaaagagaaagaacaaggaCCCCAAATACGCTGAGATGGAGGAGCGTTTCTATCGATACGGGATCAAGCCAGAGTGGATGATGATCCATAGGATCCTTAATCATAG TGTGGATAAGAAGGGAAATGTCCACTATTTGATTAAATGGAGAGACCTGCCCTATGACCAGGCATCCTGGGAAAGTGAAGATGTGGATATTCAAGATTATGACCTCTACAAGCAAGCCTACTGGAATCACAG GGAGCTGATGCGAGGTGAAGAGGGCAGGCCTGGTAAGAAGTTAAAGAAAGTGAAGATGCGGAAACTGGAAAGACCCCCCGAGACTCCCACGGTAGAT CCAACAGTGAAATATGACCGGCAACCAGAGTACCTCGACGTGACAGGGGGCACCTTGCATCCCTACCAACTGGAAGGGCTGAACTGGCTGCGCTTCTCATGGGCCCAGGGCACAGATACAATCTTGGCTGATGAAATGGGTCTAGGAAAGACTGTGCAGACAGCAGTGTTCCTCTATTCCTTATACAAAGAG GGCCACTCAAAGGGTCCCTTCTTGGTGAGTGCGCCACTGTCCACAATCATCAACTGGGAACGAGAATTTGAGATGTGGGCCCCAGATATGTATGTAGTGACCTACGTCGGGGACAAAGACAGCCGGGCCATCATCCGTGAGAATGAGTTCACTTTTGAGGATAATGCCATACGTGGAGGCAAAAAAGCATCCAGGATGAAG aagGAGGCTGCTGTCAAGTTCCACGTGCTTCTCACCTCCTATGAATTGATCACAATTGATATGGCCATACTAGGCTCCATTGACTGGGCCTGTCTCATTGTGGATGAAGCTCACAGACTGAAGAACAATCAGTCTAAG TTCTTCCGTGTGCTGAATGGTTACTCCCTCCAGCACAAGCTGCTGCTTACAGGAACTCCCCTGCAGAACAACCTGGAAGAACTGTTCCACCTGCTGAACTTCCTGACGCCCGAGAGATTCCA TAACTTGGAGGGCTTCCTAGAAGAGTTTGCGGATATTGCCAAGGAAGATCAGATCAAGAAGCTGCACGACATGCTGGGCCCACATATGCTGAGGCGTCTCAAGGCTGATGTTTTCAAGAATATGCCATCGAAGACTGAACTCATTGTCAGAGTGGAGCTGAGTCCCATGCAGAA gaaatACTATAAATACATTTTGACAAGAAACTTTGAGGCACTGAATGCACGGGGTGGTGGTAACCAAGTCTCATTGCTCAATGTTGTTATGGATCTGAAGAAGTGCTGTAACCACCCCTACCTCTTTCCTGTGGCTGCTATG GAAGCTCCAAAAATGCCAAATGGCATGTATGATGGTAGTGCACTCATTCGAGCCTCTGGAAAGCTGTTGCTGCTCCAGAAAATGTTAAAGAATCTGAAGGAAGGAGGTCACAGAGTGCTCATATTCTCTCAG atgACTAAAATGTTGGACCTTCTAGAAGATTTTTTGGAGCACGAAGGGTACAAATATGAGCGGATTGATGGAGGAATCACAGGGAACATGCGTCAGGAGGCTATTGATCGCTTCAATG ctcctggagctcagcagttctgctttctgctttcaACTCGAGCTGGGGGTCTTGGTATTAACTTGGCCACAGCAGATACTGTGATTATCTACGATTCAGACTGGAACCCCCACAATGATATCCAG GCCTTCAGCCGTGCACACAGAATTGGACAGAACAAGAAAGTGATGATCTACCGCTTTGTGACGAGGGCCTCAGTGGAGGAGCGTATCActcaggtggccaagaagaAGATGATGCTAACTCATCTGGTAGTGAGACCAGGGTTGGGCTCCAAGACAGGCTCCATGTCCAAACAGGAACTTGATGACATTCTCAAATTTGGCACTGAAGAGCTCTTCAAGGATGAGGCTACTGAGGGGG GGGATAACAAAGAAGGTGAGGACAGTAGTGTCATCCACTATGATGACAAAGCAATTGAGCGTCTGCTGGATCGGAACCAGGATGAAACAGAAGATACAGAACTTCAGGGCATGAATGAATATCTCAGCTCCTTCAAGGTGGCCCAGTATGTGGTTCGTGAGGAGGAGATGGGG gaggaagaggaggttgAACGGGAAATTATTAAGCAGGAGGAATCGGTGGATCCCGATTACTGGGAGAAACTTCTCCGTCACCATTATGAGCAGCAACAGGAGGATCTGGCCAGGAATCTGGGCAAGGGCAAACGTATCCGCAAGCAAGTTAACTACAACGACGGCTCGCAGGAGGATAGAG actgGCAGGATGACCAGTCAGATAATCAGTCAGACTATTCAGTTGCTTCTGAAGAAGGAGACGAGGACTTTGATGAGAGGTCTGAAG cAGCTCGTCGGCCCAGCCGCAAGGGCCTGAGAAATGATAAGGATAAGCCTCTGCCTCCCTTACTGGCCCGTGTGGGAGGGAACATAGAG GTGTTGGGTTTCAACGCTCGCCAGCGGAAAGCCTTCCTCAATGCTATCATGCGCTATGGAATGCCACCTCAGGATGCCTTCACCACTCAGTGGCTTGTTCGGGACCTCCGTGGCAAATCAGAGAAAGAGTTCAA GGCCTATGTCTCACTGTTCATGCGCCATTTATGTGAACCTGGAGCTGATGGTGCAGAGACCTTTGCGGATGGGGTCCCACGGGAAGGTCTTTCTCGACAGCACGTCCTTACTCGCATTGGGGTCATGTCTCTTATACGTAAAAAG GTGCAGGAATTTGAGCATGTGAATGGCCGCTGGAGTATGCCAGAACTGGCAGAGATAGAGGAGAACAAGAAACTttcacagcccagctccccctCTCCCAAAACTCCGACTCCTTCGACACCAGGGGATACACAGCCAAACACACCTGCCCCTGTTCCTCCACCTG AAGATGGAGTAAAAGTAGAAGAAGGAGCTAGTGCTaaggagcaaggagaagcgGCTGAACCAGAGAAGGAGCTCAGTGCCTCTGCTACTGAAACAGAGGCCCCTGTGGAG CAGTGTGCTCAGCCTGTGGAGACACCGCCCCAGGAAGCAAAATCCCCAGTGAACTCCAcagaagcagatgaaaaaaaagtagaggAAACAGAAGTGAAGGAAAGACCAGATGAGCCAATGGAAGTAGAAAGCAAAG ctgaTGTGGAGAAAGTGGAAGACAGAGCAGCTACTGAAAATCCCTCTGACCCTCCTGTAATCACTCTGGATGAGAAAG ATGAGAAAAAGGATGATGATAAGAGAGACGTGGTGATGCTGCAGAACGGAGAGATGCTGAAGGAGTCAGCAGATGAAAGGCACAAGAAGGCAGTAAAGCAGCGCTTCATGTTCAACATAGCAGATGGTGGTTTCACTG AACTACACTCCCTTTGGCAGAATGAAGAGCGGGCTGCAACTGTCACCAAGAAGACCTATGAGATCTGGCATCGGCGTCACGACTACTGGCTCCTAGCTGGGATTATCAA TCATGGCTATGCCCGTTGGCAGGATATTCAGAATGATCCGCGTTACGCCATCCTCAATGAACCCTTCAAGGGTGAGATGAACAGGGGTAACTTCCTGGAAATAAAGAATAAGTTCTTGGCAAGGAGATTTAAG ctcctggagcaagCGCTGGTGATCGAGGAACAGTTGCGGCGAGCTGCCTATCTGAACATGTCCGAAGACCCATCTCACCCATCCATGGCTCTGAACACGCGTTTTGCAGAGGTGGAATGCCTGGCTGAGAGCCACCAGCACCTATCCAAGGAGTCAATGGCTGGGAACAAACCAGCCAATGCTGTGCTGCACAAAG TTCtgaagcagctggaggagctttTGAGTGACATGAAGGCAGATGTGACTCGCCTACCTGCCACGATTGCCCGCATCCCACCCGTGGCAGTGCGCCTCCAGATGTCAGAGCGCAACATCCTGAGCCGCCTGGCCAACCGCAGCAgcgagccgccgccgcccccgccccaaCAA GTCCTCTTCTCTCGCCCTACAGGTCGCCCAGCAGCAGTGAGTTCCTGGCCCAGTGCTGTTGACCTTTCGGCCAAGCTGAAGTGA